A window of Belonocnema kinseyi isolate 2016_QV_RU_SX_M_011 chromosome 9, B_treatae_v1, whole genome shotgun sequence contains these coding sequences:
- the LOC117179590 gene encoding uncharacterized protein LOC117179590 isoform X1 produces MFLYHDRQDFYKNMFELQEKLRKSEEERIRLEERFKFLVQESRNRHDACINRLRLRYIEFLEEQRDREEKNTKLQGVLDKVDSQLASMTVKSDQLNALRKHYEAYLLQMYGTRSCGSVTGDSGVTSQHEERLFRKDLMPHNRRHSIQSVSIPLCSPTTNFSRVVTPSISKYSELRFVDPPRSRQSELSYSHQQSIYSTPKTSYNSKPHFSSVTQQIPEICVSPTFTPNLVSRDVQTDKPINSMFNQSFGSVNPCKISGISRFSQTSTQALPQYSSPFPNEFSNKFSNQVTPSPQIDVSQYLYTPSLPKTSDLGSRNEFRGLSGLDNTSRVFRNSSPTPNYPDYSWRYPRSTNFEEKSPRFEKNSIFERSSIFNKSPTYERNSRFEDKSPTRFFRRLDFNTSFRRNDRPLPSSRDILSSTREKPSLKPFRLSTSLKSDYDAYERSKRLDNELDRYIGKIRNLHKDVDLQSLEDLDHEQNTSGDLLNVTLSDDDIDLPVEEKSRGKRLPKKADMPEVFGKELESEELTSKVPNTDLVMQIDAPVFETRHKVSSDKSDETSAVIAVDGINSEIAKGGTEIAANAIINDGLAIVEERENRVVSDESKTSIFGELVSENDHPEVEFNVLKENGAKGSEAAHAEVGQTIEVTQKTGEEKKIVVDEIPAAEDRKEDIADKESKEEKVLAETQEESNTEEGEKRQKTEEHKENQDPNQEYQYDSNQGYNYDPNDGYQQYPGYSNETFDQYNEQYDPNQQYPPDPSQYPESPENYNADLNQQYNPNQQYGPSEYVQDPNQQYEQDPSQAYDPNQQYEQDPSQQYAPVPSQEYAQVPSQQYVPDPSQEYVQDPNQQYPQDPNQEYAQDPNQEYVQDPNQQYAQDPIQEHVQDPNQQYTQEPSQYDPNQQYQDPNVQYDPNQAYDYSQSQEYSEQDQTQSSDPNYIPEAVIEGDKVEREKAEVKVQEKEGDLVDATSDKKKELTIESDTDSTIERNASNTESDFDFN; encoded by the exons ATGTTTCTCTACCACGACAGGcaggatttttataaaaatatgttcgaACTTCAAGAGAAATTAAGAAAGAG tgaagaggaaagaataaGGTTGGAAGAGCGGTTCAAGTTTTTGGTGCAAGAGTCTCGAAATAG GCACGACGCTTGTATAAATAGACTGCGATTGAGGTATATCGAGTTTCTTGAAGAGCAACGAGATCGAGaggaaaaaaatactaaattacaAGGAGTATTAGATAAAGTTGATAGCCAACTGGCATCAATGACGGTTAAAAGCGACCAATTGAATGCACTCAGA AAACACTACGAAGCCTATCTCCTACAAATGTATGGAACCCGTTCTTGTGGAAGTGTGACTGGAGACAGCGGAGTTACGAGTCAACATGAGGAGAGATTATTCCGAAAAGATTTGATGCCCCATAACAGAAGACACTCTATCCAAAGTGTCTCAATTCCACTATGTTCACCAACAACTAATTTTAGTCGCGTTGTAACCCCAAGTATATCAAAATACAGCGAATTAAGATTCGTCGACCCACCGAGAAGTCGCCAATCAGAATTGTCATATTCTCACCAGCAATCGATTTACAGTACTCCAAAAACTTCCTATAactcgaaaccacatttttcttCCGTCACGCAACAGATTCCAGAAATTTGCGTAAGTCCTACTTTTACCCCAAATCTCGTCTCCAGAGATGTGCAAACTGATAAACCTATCAATTCAATGTTTAACCAATCCTTTGGATCAGTAAACCCCTGTAAAATATCTGGCATTAGTCGTTTTTCCCAAACGTCTACTCAGGCCTTGCCCCAGTATTCGAGCCCATTTCCcaatgaattctcaaataaattttcaaatcaagtgaCACCTAGTCCTCAGATAGATGTCAGTCAGTATCTCTATACCCCATCCCTTCCAAAAACGTCAGATCTGGGATCAAGGAACGAATTCCGAGGACTCTCTGGATTAGATAATACATCTAGAGTTTTCAGAAATAGTTCGCCGACTCCTAATTATCCAGATTACTCTTGGAGATATCCCAGGAGTACTAACTTTGAAGAGAAAAGTCCTAGATTCGAGAAGAACTCTATCTTTGAAAGAAGTTCGATATTTAATAAGAGTCCGACATACGAAAGGAATTCTAGATTCGAGGATAAGAGCCCTACTCGTTTTTTCAGAAGGCTCGACTTTAACACGAGCTTTAGAAGAAACGATCGTCCTTTGCCTTCATCAAGGGACATACTTAGTTCTACAAGAGAAAAGCCTTCCCTGAAACCTTTTAGATTATCGACTAGTTTGAAAAGCGATTATGACGCCTACGAAAGATCGAAAAGATTGGACAATGAACTTGATAGGTATATCGGAAAAATTAGGAACCTCCACAAAGATGTGGACCTTCAGAGTTTAGAGGATCTTGATCATGAACAGAACACTAGTGGTGATCTTCTCAATGTGACTCTCTCTGACGACGATATTGATCTTCCAGTGGAAGAAAAGAGTAGAGGGAAACGTTTGCCAAAAAAGGCTGATATGCCTGAGGTTTTTGGCAAGGAATTGGAGAGCGAAGAATTGACCTCGAAAGTTCCAAATACAGATCTTGTAATGCAGATTGATGCGCCAGTTTTCGAAACAAGGCACAAGGTTTCCTCGGATAAATCTGATGAGACATCTGCCGTAATTGCGGTGGACGGAATTAACTCCGAGATTGCGAAAGGAGGAACTGAAATAGCTGCGAATGCGATCATTAATGACGGGCTTGCGATTGTGGAAGAAAGGGAAAATCGAGTTGTTTCTGATGAAAGCAAGACGAGTATTTTTGGAGAATTGGTCTCTGAAAATGATCATCCGGAAGTTGAGTTTaacgttttaaaagaaaatggagCAAAGGGTTCAGAAGCAGCTCATGCGGAAGTTGGTCAGACAATTGAAGTTACTCAGAAGACTGGCGAggaaaagaaaattgttgttgATGAAATACCTGCCGCTGAGGATAGGAAGGAAGATATTGCAGATAAGGAAAGTAAAGAAGAGAAAGTATTGGCAGAAACCCAAGAGGAAAGTAATACGGAGGAAGGAGAAAAACGTCAAAAAACAGAGGAGCACAAAGAAAATCAAGATCCGAATCAGGAATATCAATATGATTCTAATCAAGGTTATAACTATGATCCAAATGATGGGTATCAACAGTATCCAGGTTATTCTAATGAAACTTTTGATCAGTATAATGAGCAGTATGATCCTAATCAGCAATATCCTCCAGATCCTAGTCAATATCCTGAAAGTCCTGAAAATTATAATGCAGATCTTAATCAGCAGTACAATCCCAATCAACAATATGGTCCCAGTGAATATGTTCAAGATCCTAACCAACAGTACGAACAAGACCCCAGTCAGGCATACGATCCTAATCAACAATATGAACAAGATCCAAGTCAGCAATATGCTCCGGTGCCTAGCCAAGAGTATGCTCAAGTTCCTAGTCAACAGTATGTTCCAGATCCAAGTCAAGAATATGTTCAAGATCCCAATCAACAATACCCACAAGATCCAAATCAAGAATACGCTCAAGATCCGAATCAAGAATACGTTCAAGATCCCAACCAACAATACGCACAAGATCCAATTCAAGAACACGTTCAAGATCCCAATCAACAATACACACAAGAACCTAGTCAATATGATCCTAATCAACAATATCAAGATCCAAATGTTCAATATGATCCAAATCAAGCTTATGATTATTCTCAATCCCAGGAATATTCTGAACAAGATCAGACACAAAGTTCTGATCCGAATTATATTCCGGAAGCGGTTATAGAAGGAGATAAGGTGGAACGTGAAAAGGCAGAAGTCAAGGTTCAAGAGAAAGAAGGTGATCTTGTTGATGCTACTAGTGATAAGAAAAAGGAACTAACTATAGAATCAGATACAGATAGCACAATCGAACGAAATGCGTCAAATACTGAAAgcgattttgattttaattag
- the LOC117179590 gene encoding RNA polymerase II degradation factor 1-like isoform X2, whose translation MYGTRSCGSVTGDSGVTSQHEERLFRKDLMPHNRRHSIQSVSIPLCSPTTNFSRVVTPSISKYSELRFVDPPRSRQSELSYSHQQSIYSTPKTSYNSKPHFSSVTQQIPEICVSPTFTPNLVSRDVQTDKPINSMFNQSFGSVNPCKISGISRFSQTSTQALPQYSSPFPNEFSNKFSNQVTPSPQIDVSQYLYTPSLPKTSDLGSRNEFRGLSGLDNTSRVFRNSSPTPNYPDYSWRYPRSTNFEEKSPRFEKNSIFERSSIFNKSPTYERNSRFEDKSPTRFFRRLDFNTSFRRNDRPLPSSRDILSSTREKPSLKPFRLSTSLKSDYDAYERSKRLDNELDRYIGKIRNLHKDVDLQSLEDLDHEQNTSGDLLNVTLSDDDIDLPVEEKSRGKRLPKKADMPEVFGKELESEELTSKVPNTDLVMQIDAPVFETRHKVSSDKSDETSAVIAVDGINSEIAKGGTEIAANAIINDGLAIVEERENRVVSDESKTSIFGELVSENDHPEVEFNVLKENGAKGSEAAHAEVGQTIEVTQKTGEEKKIVVDEIPAAEDRKEDIADKESKEEKVLAETQEESNTEEGEKRQKTEEHKENQDPNQEYQYDSNQGYNYDPNDGYQQYPGYSNETFDQYNEQYDPNQQYPPDPSQYPESPENYNADLNQQYNPNQQYGPSEYVQDPNQQYEQDPSQAYDPNQQYEQDPSQQYAPVPSQEYAQVPSQQYVPDPSQEYVQDPNQQYPQDPNQEYAQDPNQEYVQDPNQQYAQDPIQEHVQDPNQQYTQEPSQYDPNQQYQDPNVQYDPNQAYDYSQSQEYSEQDQTQSSDPNYIPEAVIEGDKVEREKAEVKVQEKEGDLVDATSDKKKELTIESDTDSTIERNASNTESDFDFN comes from the coding sequence ATGTATGGAACCCGTTCTTGTGGAAGTGTGACTGGAGACAGCGGAGTTACGAGTCAACATGAGGAGAGATTATTCCGAAAAGATTTGATGCCCCATAACAGAAGACACTCTATCCAAAGTGTCTCAATTCCACTATGTTCACCAACAACTAATTTTAGTCGCGTTGTAACCCCAAGTATATCAAAATACAGCGAATTAAGATTCGTCGACCCACCGAGAAGTCGCCAATCAGAATTGTCATATTCTCACCAGCAATCGATTTACAGTACTCCAAAAACTTCCTATAactcgaaaccacatttttcttCCGTCACGCAACAGATTCCAGAAATTTGCGTAAGTCCTACTTTTACCCCAAATCTCGTCTCCAGAGATGTGCAAACTGATAAACCTATCAATTCAATGTTTAACCAATCCTTTGGATCAGTAAACCCCTGTAAAATATCTGGCATTAGTCGTTTTTCCCAAACGTCTACTCAGGCCTTGCCCCAGTATTCGAGCCCATTTCCcaatgaattctcaaataaattttcaaatcaagtgaCACCTAGTCCTCAGATAGATGTCAGTCAGTATCTCTATACCCCATCCCTTCCAAAAACGTCAGATCTGGGATCAAGGAACGAATTCCGAGGACTCTCTGGATTAGATAATACATCTAGAGTTTTCAGAAATAGTTCGCCGACTCCTAATTATCCAGATTACTCTTGGAGATATCCCAGGAGTACTAACTTTGAAGAGAAAAGTCCTAGATTCGAGAAGAACTCTATCTTTGAAAGAAGTTCGATATTTAATAAGAGTCCGACATACGAAAGGAATTCTAGATTCGAGGATAAGAGCCCTACTCGTTTTTTCAGAAGGCTCGACTTTAACACGAGCTTTAGAAGAAACGATCGTCCTTTGCCTTCATCAAGGGACATACTTAGTTCTACAAGAGAAAAGCCTTCCCTGAAACCTTTTAGATTATCGACTAGTTTGAAAAGCGATTATGACGCCTACGAAAGATCGAAAAGATTGGACAATGAACTTGATAGGTATATCGGAAAAATTAGGAACCTCCACAAAGATGTGGACCTTCAGAGTTTAGAGGATCTTGATCATGAACAGAACACTAGTGGTGATCTTCTCAATGTGACTCTCTCTGACGACGATATTGATCTTCCAGTGGAAGAAAAGAGTAGAGGGAAACGTTTGCCAAAAAAGGCTGATATGCCTGAGGTTTTTGGCAAGGAATTGGAGAGCGAAGAATTGACCTCGAAAGTTCCAAATACAGATCTTGTAATGCAGATTGATGCGCCAGTTTTCGAAACAAGGCACAAGGTTTCCTCGGATAAATCTGATGAGACATCTGCCGTAATTGCGGTGGACGGAATTAACTCCGAGATTGCGAAAGGAGGAACTGAAATAGCTGCGAATGCGATCATTAATGACGGGCTTGCGATTGTGGAAGAAAGGGAAAATCGAGTTGTTTCTGATGAAAGCAAGACGAGTATTTTTGGAGAATTGGTCTCTGAAAATGATCATCCGGAAGTTGAGTTTaacgttttaaaagaaaatggagCAAAGGGTTCAGAAGCAGCTCATGCGGAAGTTGGTCAGACAATTGAAGTTACTCAGAAGACTGGCGAggaaaagaaaattgttgttgATGAAATACCTGCCGCTGAGGATAGGAAGGAAGATATTGCAGATAAGGAAAGTAAAGAAGAGAAAGTATTGGCAGAAACCCAAGAGGAAAGTAATACGGAGGAAGGAGAAAAACGTCAAAAAACAGAGGAGCACAAAGAAAATCAAGATCCGAATCAGGAATATCAATATGATTCTAATCAAGGTTATAACTATGATCCAAATGATGGGTATCAACAGTATCCAGGTTATTCTAATGAAACTTTTGATCAGTATAATGAGCAGTATGATCCTAATCAGCAATATCCTCCAGATCCTAGTCAATATCCTGAAAGTCCTGAAAATTATAATGCAGATCTTAATCAGCAGTACAATCCCAATCAACAATATGGTCCCAGTGAATATGTTCAAGATCCTAACCAACAGTACGAACAAGACCCCAGTCAGGCATACGATCCTAATCAACAATATGAACAAGATCCAAGTCAGCAATATGCTCCGGTGCCTAGCCAAGAGTATGCTCAAGTTCCTAGTCAACAGTATGTTCCAGATCCAAGTCAAGAATATGTTCAAGATCCCAATCAACAATACCCACAAGATCCAAATCAAGAATACGCTCAAGATCCGAATCAAGAATACGTTCAAGATCCCAACCAACAATACGCACAAGATCCAATTCAAGAACACGTTCAAGATCCCAATCAACAATACACACAAGAACCTAGTCAATATGATCCTAATCAACAATATCAAGATCCAAATGTTCAATATGATCCAAATCAAGCTTATGATTATTCTCAATCCCAGGAATATTCTGAACAAGATCAGACACAAAGTTCTGATCCGAATTATATTCCGGAAGCGGTTATAGAAGGAGATAAGGTGGAACGTGAAAAGGCAGAAGTCAAGGTTCAAGAGAAAGAAGGTGATCTTGTTGATGCTACTAGTGATAAGAAAAAGGAACTAACTATAGAATCAGATACAGATAGCACAATCGAACGAAATGCGTCAAATACTGAAAgcgattttgattttaattag